In Metopolophium dirhodum isolate CAU chromosome 5, ASM1992520v1, whole genome shotgun sequence, the sequence GCCCAAATCCAGACAACGAAACCGACACCATTGAATTCTTCAAAACAACTAAATTACTTAAGCTACTTTAGCCAACATTTGCAATGTACAAAATACCAAATTAACCAATTCAAAACTGTTCTtcttgtatcttttttttttctttgctcTGTTCCCCATTATAAATGGAatgtagttatatttataatgttatgctaCAATGACCATAGTGGTCGAAGCAGAAATTGTGCAAtttcaagaccaataaaaaaaaaaataataataatacgacgataataacattttgaataattctataatatattccgTGAACGTCTTTACAGGGTTACGGGGTAGTGGGTAACGATGTGTCTGCCGAGCGGATGGACTTGTTGCGGGGCCTGGATGGAGCCGAGACTGCGGACACGCTGCAGCAAGTGGCCGCGTCCTCGGATGCCGTGATCACCATGTTGCCAGAGAGCCAGCACGTGCTTTCGGCGTACGCGGCATTGCTCGAGTGAGGATTgactttgatatattttaaactaggtATACTCAGGACTCAGGATGAGTTTAATAGTGTAGGGATATATCAATAATTACTGGACCGCGGATTCCGATGTGCCGACAGtttaagaagaaaaatattaGGTTCAAATGATAATTGCTAAAAAtgccaaaaaattaattataaagtacaaacaaaaatacCGAATAACTCTCTGCTGTATATagaatgtttcaaataaatatcaCCATTgtgtaggtcactgtaatggatgtatgtcaaatgattaataattgttgcatacgaaaaacgatacaGATATGGCGGTGAGGGTGTATCAGccattatttcttatattttatttatatataactacctataagttatttatttttctattagaagTACGCggaatattaaactaatttttggcaaaaacatcatatatattattaactatcataatatttttattgttgatatAGTAACATAAGTTACTTAAAAGTCCATACCTCGTACCGTAGAATGGAGTGAACATCGAAAATTAGtctgattatttttaacatgaaatattgtacatatatagttatttattcataataatatcataatagtgAATCGTTTCAAGTCCCCatacgataaatattttattgttacaataaaatgactaaaatcgttttataaatatccagttacatcaaaatttaattttcaaacgctcataagaATATGTAATATGGCTttacgtaatataattttttttaaattcttgttaagaaaatatatgaaaattctagtattacatttttaagctttttgaacTAAATTCATAATGttatcaacataaataaaagtcaaatatttcaaaattaataccaACTGaatcattttttcataaaaagtgccctcagacacaaaaaaaaacaaatatctttgtaaataaatatattcatcgatccactcagaatcttatacaaaataaaagtttaatttttatattaattagtagatatactgtaaataataaaataactttttataaaatatttattttccactaggtatataaaacagtgaaaaaaatccttaaagttacaataattattatactctaaaAAAACCCATGGGTTGTGCAGAGGTGTAGAGATGTATAGATGTATGTGGGTTGTGCAACGGGTTCACGGGTTGTGCCATCAGGTATAGGGTTGTGCCAGCAGGTTGTGGTTCAGGAaatctcttttttatcctactcaTTACTATGGGTACCAATTATATAGCCGATGTAAATatcataaagtaatttaaaatgatattattaataatcaatattaagtGTAGGTAATACGACGTGTGAGAGGCGTACAGAAAGTATAATTTGCATTGCGtcataagttaaaaagttatatctacgatttttggaataaaaattgttttattaaaatattacacatcataaataatttttctacatTACTATTTACAAGTTTACCACCAAACAAGTTTCTACGCTTTCCttggaaaaaaaagaataaatgtgGCCCAATAACACTTACATTTTGATTGTACATCATAACTATAGCTATGAACAGTACCTCATTGAAGACCAAAGTAacttaaataagtttaataagaGGGATGCCAGTGTCACGGGATATTTATACCTCTAAATTATTTAGACACATTATAAATGGGTTAGATACATAAGctttttctgtttaattttaaaaaaaatgaaaactttttgataaaaatataattttagaaaggCAATCATCCatgctataatatttaataggtacaccatacaccaaataaaagaaaaaaaatttaaatcaaataaatttaagaagATTGCACTTGaacattttggtattttttttataatttgcacTTTTATTAGATAGATAATTACAATCtgtaaaattattagtaatatgttatggtacaataagtaatacaCATTAAcagttaatagtaaaaagtggTGCAAATGCCAAATACATACAGGGGTTAACTTAcgagtttacaaaaaaaaattataaacccacctatatataatgatattgtgtaggtatttactcgtttttttgtatactgattaaacaaattgtactattacaattaatatttcgttttttacgttctttttatttatattaggtccTCGAAACCGGAACAGTTATTTGTGGACTGTAGTACAATCAGTCCAGAGAGCTCTAAAAAAGTTTCAGACATGGCCGAGCAGAAGGGTTGTAAATTTCTAGGAGCTCCTGTGTCAggaggtatttatatttatcaattatattatggcAATTATGAATACGAGAAGCTGGGATGTATTATAGTTCAAACCCGTTTACAAAAATGTGTACATCATATAGTTATTTATGTTCTTATGGCAAAATATTGATCCTCCGCCAATAACCAGGCGGCACTGTTTACCCCACCGACGGGTTACGATCGTATTATTAAGTTCTCACttttaaatgttgatacatATCAATAGCCAATGGGTTTTCTAGAATTATAGTAGatactaaataactaaatagaGAAGTATTTGTGCACGTATTTCAACATAAAACCCTGCACTGCGACGGAAATAAGGGAGGAGGTTTTTGAGTGGCCGTCAGGGATTGCACTTAGGTACTTAAAGATAAAGTAAGCAATATTTGTCAGCGATACCTAATAATGCATTGTTATCACCGTCATTCGTGATCGTAATTTTTGCGCAGGAGTGGTGGGTGCAGAGAACGGCACTCTGACTTTCATGGTGGGCGGAGACGAGAGCACTCTGACGGCGGCCGAACACCTACTCGGCTCCATGGGGTCCCGGTGGGTGTACTGCGGACCGGCCGGTTCGGGGCTGGTCGCCAAGATATGCAACAACATGATACTCGGCATGACCATGGCGGCGGTGGCCGAGGCGATGAACCTGGGCATTAAGTACGTCACTATCGTTTTCATacgtgatttatttttagattattaattataacaagaCTGATAGTCCGGTATACTCTGGTATATACCTGCATGGTGCAGTACTTAAatacctgcataatattatatccttgcTTACCGCATGGCACAATGTCATGTCTAGAGGCGCAAAAACAATTGATGATCCATATTCCATAGTATTCTAGTTGGTACAGgggattataatttaatatttatctaggtcaataggtaataactaatagtgtAATACATTTACTGTGAATAAGGGTCGGAGTGGATGATAAATTTATGGCTTCGTATTTTGTCGTAATATGTGTTTTAGATCATTTCGCTGTTTCTCgatgagtattataatataggaaggcaccatttatataatattattataccctcTCGTAAAAGCGATTATAGACGGAGTTACTattaggtatagccgtataggtattataataattaatagattattacataatacagcGAACTCTATAGCGTaatgcgtaggtatattatgcatttatgtggAATTTAGCTGTAATGGTACaaaatgtgaaaatataatataattattataatttactaaattattattattattagataggtaaataaaaagtaattttatacttattgtagCGACTGAATAAAATAACACTGATGCATGATGTGTCACTATTGATGAGTCACAAGTGAATATAGTttagaaaagaaaaatgtaattccACACAAGGTTTATTGAAATTCAATTCGATAGGTATCTTATGGTATCTTaattatggatataatatattattatattatgtacatactgAGGCGGTGTTCATACAAATCTAGATATAAATCGGTATATATTTGGCATACGTACACACTTAAGttcatattgatataatatattctaaagaggaataattttattgcatacagtgattttttttttatatattattattactgctcTAGAAAATAACGTTTTATTCAAGAATTATTTCAACGTTCTAGTTGAAATTTACATACAAGTTACATTTATAGGTCTATGCCCTTATAGTAGAAATAGGAGTAAGTAGGATATACCTGCagtattatcatattacatCATACAGTTTTTCATATTTCACAAACATAGGTCTCAGTGTCTGAACGAGAtaatgataggtaggtataatatattgacctTTTTACGATGAAAAAAATCACTCCATATTGAACTAACTAATTGTATAAGTATACTGTGCAGTGTAGCACTTAAATTCAGTggcatattttcaatttttttgtggggggggggggggggtggatctaaaaaataagtaagtgtataatattataaaaattcatacGAGTATAGAATTCGGGAATAATTGTTGCACAAAAATGATCGAAATATGAAGTCTGAAATATATAATGCTGCAgctaatacttttataataatactttcgaaaaatgcataaaacatattacaattttggaaataaaaactcaaaaatataagtagatacataaacattaatacaaataatttatacacggaCTTACtaattcgaatataatatattgattcatATGGACATTATTGCATGTTTTAGGCATTTTGAAACTATTGTGAAATAAAacatcttaatttttaaaaattctggaACATCTACTAGGTGAaggaataagtaataacgaataACGTGATATGCCAACACCGTGATAAACGAACAAGTAGGTATCTACTGATTTTCATTTCTTCGTTCAGTCTAGAATCTTGATATCAATTAGCTATTACCAAAGTGTTAACACAAAGACTCATAAAATCTTACGCTCCTACCTACCATACCCGAAAATAGGGGAGGAGGGGCCAAGCATCCtccttattcaatattataatagtagggcTTCAAGCTACAGCCTACCCAAAGTTCAAACGCTATTGCTATAGCGCCTATGTTACCTAcccaaacataatttattttaagaaatattcttGAATATCATCCAAATATGATTTTCCCCGAAAattttacctatacaaaaatataaaatatgcacaaatatgGTAAAAATTGCTCAAATATGCACTTTTCCTGTAATATTATGAGAATTcaaactttgtatttaattttgtagtttcataaaacaaatttataacttatctaGGATAATCTATGATccctaaaaaaatttgtaaattaagaATTCCAAAACTTTACATAGAGTTATGAaagttatgaattaataataattatactattccTTCTTGAGACCCGTAAGCCTCCCGTAAATACGACACGTCTTAAAGTTTAGACGTGCAGAGTAGTGTGCCAAGACTTCAACTATACCCTAAGGCCCTACTTTTCCACTCCACTTATTCAAACTTTAAACGACTGATTTATAAGGAAATAAATTGGTTCAttaatcaatacataatattattattatgcacttacgcagttttcagaaaaatattctgatttagtgtatgaaattaaaaatgtaggttGCTCTAccaacaacataaaaattaagccattttatagttcaataataCTTTCACATAACTTTGGTTTATCAATCATTACCCATTTAATTGGgtaacaagtaataactaataaattcataatgtgAATGATGACAGTTGATAGATGCCGATATGATATGACAATCGTATATTTCTGGTAAAACATATTTTCCAACCTACTATTgtgtcaaaaaaaatattaagccccccccccctgaatGTAACAAACCACACtagatgtcaaaataaattgtgtattttaatatacctatatatacttggtGCCTCTGCTAGAATAAGGTAGGTGTACTGAGTAGCCACTATAGTTAGTAGGTGGaagcgtttaaaaatgtatgtttacgcTAAtggataagaaaaaaatgttaagcccccccccccacggaTGTGACCAAATATCTGCCTATGGAGGGAGCAATTGTCTCAGTCTTGGGGGAAACGTCCAAATACCGAAAATGAGGTGCCTAGGTACTAGTACTTCAATAGTTCAATCAGACAATATTGTGATAAACTTATTTCAAAACAGGTACAATAAGGCAGAGTCAGGTTAGGATACGTACCTAACTACtaaacactataaaaaaaacctaacaatATCTGGGTAACAAGGTCAACACtgaatatttactaatttttttttaggtagatACCACACTACCAATCATCTTGAACGCACTTAAACGTTGTTGTTTGGTGTACCTATAAGACACGTCATAATTTacggcattttttttattttacaactcgTTTTAACATGAATAACCAATTATGTCCACGTCCCTGTCGGCAGGACCATATTTACCATAAGGCAGGATACTGTCTATGGCCTTCGTTATTAGAGGGCCTCagatttttatgaacattttttatcttttttagagTACTACCTACtttcattgtataaaataaatataagaaacatataatatttgaaaaaaattaaataattaatccttatcagtgtaaaatgtaaatgaaaataaattaaagtctatttttaataagaaagaATTGATAACTTAGGTTTACTATCAATAGAAAACGATCTTACATCTTCTTTAAACTTCGATGacataataaatgaatttgtttaaaaaaaaaaaagaaaagtaattttataaaatagcttattaattatttctattataaatataaaaataagtttattacagttaataaataatataaaaaaaaaatgtttaattttgttttcaatatcaataataaatatatatttattaattaataaataataggtacaagaaATCTGTAGCCTGTagagataaaaatgaataacattataattatgtttgtgaaaatgtataagttaatattaaattgatataaattattattttgttatatacaaCTCGTTTGAGGAGAAGGGGGGTTATAAACGCTACTGTTGCCAAGGGGCCACGTTTTTTATTTTGCCTAAGGCCACAAAATGCCTAAATCAGACCCTGCCTGTCGAGGGTCAATTTGTCCAATAACTATAAGACGGTAGGACCCAGGCAGAAATCCCTGCCCTCCTGCTATAGCGtcgtatgttattataataattatattttgacgaTTTCATCAATACcaatcatataattaaaaacccaCTTACCGGACAGTTTTCTTCCAGGCTTGGCATGGAACCTAAGGTTCTAGCGTCCGTCATCAACACGAGCACAGGACGGTGTTGGGCATCCGAAATCAACAATCCCGTGCCCGGGGCCATCGAGAAGCAGATTCCCAGCAACAACAATTATCTGGTACGAATCGTCGTGGCCGCGTGACTTATCTTTCGGATTCTTCGCGAAAACCTCGTTTCTAAATTTGGTCTTTAGATATTTTTCATCGGACTAAAAACACCAATCTTATCGAAATTGTTCACTCTGCAgaccaaatacataatattatttttcccacacgcgatcatattttttttatattcacctACGCTTGGATCCACGCCTGAATATTGGCTAATATGCTGATGGCTATAATTCAACAGttaggtttatttttaatatttttatacgtagtataatttttatgatgtaAATAGTTTGGGGCCAGGGAGTCCACCCACCAAAAAATATAGGGGTAACAGCCTTTAGTGTGCGCCACtgcctataggtaggtagtataattttttaaattaaaaaaaatgatacatgtagtacctacctatattagaGGTACATTTCACCAGTAAGATACAGCTAGATAAGTAACCTACCCTCTAATTTAGTGGCGTATTTGAGAGGGAAAACAGTAAAGTCCGTGCCtcgtgatataaaaatatacagcaGCATAACTTTCTTAAATGTCATATCGAGAaatgaaatatgtattaaacGTGAAACATTTGTTATGATCAACTATAACGCTAACTATAGTctatttaagttattaatttgactataaaatataaatatacatatctgTACAGAATGGTTTCAAAGCCGATTTGCTGCTGAAAGACATGAGATTGGGCGAGTCGCTGGCGAAGGAGACACACACGCAGACTCCCTTAACGCGCCTAACCGTGGACGTTTACGCACGTATATCACAAATGGGATGGGGTGACAAGGATTTTTCGATTGCCTACAAATACTTCAAGGAACAGCAGTCATGATCCATTCCTGACTATCCATTCCTATGACTTCAAAGTTTAgagtacaaaaatataagattacataataatgtatcacatatattatattgtaacaatacgtAAATACACGTaaagttgatttatttttttttgtttaatatattatatatatattatttgtacatacatgatacatattacaaatataaacataattacgacctaatagttaaaatgtttgttcacaattgtacaaaaaaaaaaaaaacatacacaaaGAAGAAAATCAAATGCAAAAGTTGCCACATtccaatatatttacataattgtgGAAGAGTACACttgaacaatataaaaaaataaataatagtaataaatgatGTTaagtattgataaaaaaaaacatataattacaGTCGCAAGTGGAATGTGCAACtggtaataaacaaaatatttgtgttccttgtattatcattaaatttaagaaatgaCATCatctaatattaattcaacaaaaGTATGAGTAGTTCACCAAAATTGAGGTTCACAGTATGTTTAGTCTTGAGAAATGATTGGgtaagaaaaaatttttttaatgttttgggCTTACAACGTTTTGAATATGCACATTGTAgtatacacattattaaaattcctaattaataaattattaaataccattgttttttatttaaaaaaaatgttattaataacaCCACAACTATGCTCTACTAAGCTTTTTAGCAGCCTCATACTCAAGAACAATTGAGTATTTCTCAAACTTACCAGTTGGttgttaaaatacataaataattataaaataacaccaACTAATTATAAGTGaatagctaatttttttttttttgttattattattaattaattacttttaattcTCTTCTCACTAATCTGTGCACCTGTTTAAGTCTCTTATCTGAaacaatataaatgaaaatttaatttttttaatgattaatctgaaataaaatattatttgaaacatgatattatattatactaacctaATCTGATCAGGCTGTTGGTCACaacaatagaaatatttaacaCAATGCATACATGTGTAATCATTTAACTTATTTCtggtgttataaatatattttcatatacagAACAGaacagatatttttaaaattgaaacttaCACttctacaatatttaatttaatttttaatgagcttaatacattttaaatattgtacaatatgtgTTACACACAAAagattgaatttgtttttttttttattatgttatttacaaataGTATTATGAAAACcgatttatattgataattaattcCATTAAGAAAACATCAGTTGAATTGAAAGATATtcagttttaatatttctattatgaACAGTTCAAACACATTAGTTTAGaacattgaattaatttaacaaacatacaataacaaataaaaaataattgcataatGTCACaggtttacttaaaaataaaattatagaaactattgtaaaattaattaaacacagacttaaaacaattcaaaactGATCATACATTTCTgtataatctatttaaaatcaGACGAACTAAACAATCAATTTCtagtaaattacaatttaattttttacacataACCAAGGTTGGtcattattgtgttaaaaaacaGTGAAGTTactttaactaaattatataacaagttattttttttataaaaagtaactTCCAACTCAACAAGTTAAATTGTTTTCCATTATATGCAGCTACTaatcagttaatttattttaaagtcacgttaagttaatttgtttatgctTCAtacatttaagaaaatattatgttttatacaaaacattgtttttttagaaaaaataaaaataaatgaaactaaaataatatttataatgttatatgtaattattgtagatTCTAAATTATAGACTAACAGTTTTGAATGCACTATTTCAATTAAGACAAATAACATATTGTAAcatatataaaaacaactttATATACAT encodes:
- the LOC132944295 gene encoding 3-hydroxyisobutyrate dehydrogenase, mitochondrial, with protein sequence MIMLVGGLNHVFRRSASGCRRSIAVVEESKRWKSNVGFVGLGNMGIPMAKNLLKNGYGVVGNDVSAERMDLLRGLDGAETADTLQQVAASSDAVITMLPESQHVLSAYAALLESSKPEQLFVDCSTISPESSKKVSDMAEQKGCKFLGAPVSGGVVGAENGTLTFMVGGDESTLTAAEHLLGSMGSRWVYCGPAGSGLVAKICNNMILGMTMAAVAEAMNLGIKLGMEPKVLASVINTSTGRCWASEINNPVPGAIEKQIPSNNNYLNGFKADLLLKDMRLGESLAKETHTQTPLTRLTVDVYARISQMGWGDKDFSIAYKYFKEQQS